GAAGCGATTCGAGACGATCGTGCAGAACGAGCAACCGCGCGCTGTGCTGGTGGTTGGCGATGTGAATTCCACCATCGCCTGCGCGCTCGTGGCGGCAAAACTCCATGTACCTGTCGTACACGTGGAGGCAGGCTTGCGCAGCTTTGACAGGTCTATGCCGGAAGAGATCAACCGGTTAGTCACCGACGTGCTGAGCGATCTGTTCCTGGTCACCGAAGAGAGCGGGGCCTTTAATCTTCGTACAGAGGGCGCGGCTGAGGAGAAGATTGCGATGGTGGGCAATCTGATGATCGATTCCCTCTTCTTCCATCTGAAGCGGGCTGAGGAATCGGACATCGCCCGGAGATGCGGACTGCAAGAGAATCAGAGCTTTGGCCTGGTAACGCTGCACCGGCCTGCCAATGTAGATGACGCGATGCAACTGGCGGGCATTATGGAGGCGTTGCGAGAGATCAGCCAGGACCTGCCACTGCTATTCCCGGTTCATCCGCGAACCCGCTCCAGGCTGAGTCGGGAAAACGTTGGCGAGGGTGACTGCATCCGCTTGCTGGATCCTCTTGGCTATATCGATTTCCTCGGACTAATGCGCCGGGCCGCTGTCGTTCTCACGGATTCGGGCGGGATTCAGGAAGAGACCACCGCTCTCGGCATCCCGTGTCTGACTATTCGAGACAACACGGAGCGGCCTATCACCGTGGAGCAGGGCACGAATATTCTCGCTGGAACTTGCAAGAAGAGCATTCTAGCCGCATGGGAACAGATCGGCCGCCAGCCGAAGCAGGGACGGATTCCCCCTCTTTGGGACGGGAGAGCCGCGGAGCGGTGTCGAGATGCGGTCTGGCAAATGCTGGAAAAGCACGGCGTCCGGTAATCGGAATCCGTACGCTGGAAAGGCGACGGAGACCCGCCCCGTCTCCACCCGGTGCGGATCGTCAGTGTTCTTTCGGCAAGGCTGCGTAAGAGTCCGATTGCCTCTACTTCCGGTTGAATCGGTCGGAGTTACTCACCCGACGTGCTCGGGGCTGCAATTCGGCTCTGCTTCCACTGAGCAGGCAGCCAGCGCGGCGGATCGCTCAAGCGTGTGGCCGGCAGGTTCACTCACTGTTGCGTCAGCGGGTCCACGTCATGAACAGATGGGCCTGCAATGACGGATACTCTCGATCCCGGTTTGCGCCTCAGCTTTTCGCTCAGCGTTCACCCTAGGCGAACGGCTTCGATCCGGTTGCGCATCGCCCATGTCGTGGCGAAGCGCAGGCGGTGGCCGCGCAGGCGGCAGGCGGTGCCCACGTGGCGGAACAGATCGTCCAGGCCGCCTTCCAGCAGCGCTCGCGAGTTGCGCTCCTGCGTGCCGTGGGTGTGGAGCTTGAGGAAGATGTCATCCCCGAGGTGCGGGGCGAGGTCCAGCCAGCGGTCGGCGCGATAGGGCGTGGCGAGGTCGTAGCCGGCCAGGTCGCCCGCCTCCATGCGCGGCATCAGGCGCCCCCGCCAGCGCAGGCCAAAGGGGCCGGGGATCATCAGCAGGTCGCCGGTCTGGTGGCCGCCGGGCGTCACCGGCGTGCCGAAATCGTAGGAGCGCGGACGGGCTGGATCGTCCACGGCGTAATAGATCTGGTTTACCGTACGCGGCTGGGTGGGTGAGGCGCCGGAAGGAAACGTCAAGTCGGCGTAGCAGCCAATCTGCCGCAGCAGCGTGATTTCGTTGTTCAGCCCGCACCAGCGGCCGTCCGGGCGGCTGTTGTCCAGGCACCAGTTGCCGTGAATGAAGGCGAAGACCGGGCGGCCGTTCTCCTGGTGCAACAGGCCGTGACGGGTGTGGAGCGTCTCGAGGAAGACGCTCATGCGGTCCAGGAACGCGGCCTCTGTGTCGTTGTCGTGGTGGAGGTGAATCTCCACGTCGCCTAGGCCTTCATGCACCATGGCGGCGAGCGAATCCAGCAGCCACGGACGATACTCCTCCTCGGGGTAGAAGAAGCAGTATTGCGGTTTGCCGCCAAAGTCGTCGATATGACGCGAGGCGATCTCCGGCCAGAGGGCGCTCCACCGGGCGACGCGCTGGCGGGCGAGTTCGTCGTCCTGATTGCGCCAATAGGGTTCAAAGTGGTCGCAGATGCTCAACCACACCGTCGCCGCGCCACGCGGGCGCGGGCTGAGGCGATCCCTCAGGTAGCCGGGCATCCAGATCTGGGCGTTGCGGGGCAGTTGCACGGTGGCCTCTATCCGAAAAGCTTGCGTTTGGCTCGCGCCACCGTGGTGTGTATGGCGCTGTGCAGGCCGGGCGGCAGGAACGCATACCAATACTGGAGATAGTTGATGACGATGGCCCGCGAGTAGCCGGGGTACTTGTCGTGATAGCGCTTGGTGAGCATCAGTGACGTTCTCAGGTGCGGCTTCATGTGCACGATGGAGGTGTTCTGTGAACCCATCGTGTAGAAGCTCAGGTATTCCGGGAAGTTATAGAGTTTGCCGAGCAGGCCCAGCTTCATCCAGAAATCGCGGTCGCCGGAGTAGCGGATGGATTGGTCGTACCAGCCCGCACGCTCGCCGGCCTCGCGGCGGAACACAGTGGTGGAGTTTGCCATCGGGTTGGAAAACAGCATCGATTTGCGGATAGCCTCGTCGGTTTCCGGCTTGAGATAGCGGTACATCTCCTTGCCTTCGAGATCGACGATGATGAGGCCGCCGCCGCAGCCCACATACTCCGGATTGCGGTCGAGAAAATCGATTTGTGTGCTGAGCTTCTCGTTGATGCACCAGCGGTCATCGTCATCGATCATGGCGATGTACTCGCCGCGGCAGCGGGCGAAGCCGCGATTGTAGTTGACGCTGATGCCCTGGTTGTCGTCGTAGCGCAGATAGGCCATGCGCGGCTCGGTGGCGGCCAAACGGCGGGCCACCTCCGGCGTGTTATCCCGTGAACCGTCGTCGGGGACAATCAGTTCCCAGTCGGTAAACGTCTGGGCCTGCAACGCTGTGAGCGCGGCTTCCAGGAAGTGGGCGCGGTTGTAGGCGCCCATCAGGATGCTGACTTTCGGAGTACTCATGCGGCGGATTCCAGCAACGGCAGCATGGCTGCCAAGCTATCGAGCGTGACCGTGGGCTGCACGCGGGCCTCTTCCTCCGCGTTGTGTGAGTTGCGCAGAAAGGCGGTGCGGCAGCCGAGGGTCTGGCCGGCGCGCACGTCCCGGTCGCTGTCGCCGATCATCCAGCACTGCGCCGGATCGAGGGCGAATTCACGGGCGGCGCGCTCTAGCATTCCAGCTGCGGGCTTGCGGCAGGAGCATTGATCGGCGTCGATGTGGGGGCAGGTGTAGAAGGCATCGATGCGGCGGCCGAGTTGCACGGCGACGGTGTCATTGATGTTGTCCAGCGCTTCGGCGGTGATCAGGCCGCGGGCCACCTGCGGCTGATTGGTGACCACCAACAGGCGGTAGCCGAGCGCCTGGGCGCGGCTGAGCAGTTCCACGGCGCCGGGCAGCAGTTCCACCTGATCCGGACGCGTGAGATACTCGCCCCGGGCCAGAGCGCCAATCAGTGTGCCGTCCCGATCCAGCAGCAGCGCCTTGTTTGTTTTGGGGCGTGCGTCCTGCCAGCGCGCATACCAATCCTTGGCAAACTCGTATTTCTCTGGAGTGCCGATATCGAGAATCTCCAGATCTTCGGGCAGGCCGTAGACGGCGGCACCCTCCGAGACCAAGCGCGGCAGCACTTCCCGGTCGAGACTGACCGGGCGGCCGGCGGGGATCTCGTCCAGGATGCGGCGCGAGATCACGTCCAGGCCGGTATTCAGGTAGAGACCTTCGCGAAACTCGGTGATGCCGTGAGGGCGTCCGTGCCAGCGATGAATGCGGCCGGTGGCCGGGTCGATCTCGGCCAGGTCCCCATTCTGAGGCAGGTCGGAGCGTTTCAGCGTGACCGTGGCCAGCGCGCCGGTTTCGTTGTGGCGGTGCACCAGGGCGGAAAAGTCGTAGTTGTGGAGTTGATCGCCGTAGACCAGAAGAAACTGCTCGTCCAGAAGGTGGGCGGCGTGGCGCAGGGCGCCGGCGGTATCCAGCAGGCCGGCGCTCTCGTCGCTGTATAGGATCTCGACGCCGAGGCGGGCACCGTCGCCGAAGTGGCGGATGATCTGTTCGCCTTTGTAGTGCACGCTGATGACAAAGCGGCCCACACCCTGGTCTTTCATCTGCCGGATGAGATGCTCCAGCAGCGGAAGGCCGCTCGGGGTGAGCGGGGCCATCACCTTTGGCATATGGTCCGTGAGTGGACGCAGGCGGGTGCCGAGGCCGGCCGCCAGAAGAAACGCTTGCATCATGCGAGGATGTCTCCGTTGTAAACGACGGAAGCCCCGCCTGTGACCAGCGAGATATGGATTTCGCAGGAGTCCGTCAGCTCCAGCTTAGCGGCCTGTTCCTTCACCGCCTGGCGGATTTCGTCGTGCCGTTCGGCCGGGGCCAGGAACAGAACGCAGCCGCCGCCGCCGGCGCCCAGGAGCTTGCCGCCCCAGGCTCCGGCACCCAGGCCGGCGTTGTAGATGTGATCGATAACGCTGCTGGAGATCATGCCGGAGAGCTGGCGCTTACGCATCCAGTTTTCGTGTAGCAAGTTGCCCATGCCCTCCACGTCGCCGCAGCACAGCATGCGTTCAAAAACCTCCACGTCGGCGGCCATCTGCTTCATCACCTCAAAGTGGCCGTCCATGTGGGCGCGCTGGTTATCGAGAACTGCCGCCGCGCTGCGCGTGATACCGGTGTAAAACAGCAGCATGTGGTATTCCAGCTTGCGGCGCAGGGGTACGGTGAGCGCCACGGGTTGCACATCCACGGTGCCGTCCTGGTTGAACTGGTAGACGTGCAGCCCGCCGAAGGCGGCGGCGTACTGGTCCTGCTTGCCGATGCGCTCGCCCACGAGCTCGATCTCCAGGCGGCTGGCGAGCTCGGCCAGGTGGCCTGGTTCCAGGCTCTTGCCGAGATAGGAGTAAAGGCCGGCCAGCAGCGCGACGGAGAAGCTCGATGACGAGCCCAGGCCGGTACGCGCCGGCAGCGAGGCAAACGAGCCGATCTCAATCTTGCTGCGGATGTTGAGGTCCAACAGGGCGGCGCGGAGGCGCGTGTGCTGCAGGTCCTCGGGCCGGTCCACGGTCTCCACAACGGAGTAGCGGGCCGACACCTTCTCAATGAAGGGCGTGCGGTTGATGGCCAGAAAGACGTATTTGTCGATGGCGGTGGAGATGACGCGGCCGGGATGGCGCGTGTAAAACTCCGGCAGGTCCGTACCGCCGCCAACGAAGCTGATCCGCAAAGGGGCGCGGGCGACGATCATGAATGGCTCACTTTCTGATTCCTGCCTTGATCGCCTTCAATTGCTCCACGGGGGCCGTCTTGTCGAATCCCTCCGCCTTGTACCATTCGACGTAGGTGCGAATGGAATCATCGATGCCAAACTTGGGTTTCCAGCCGAGCGACTGGAGTTTCGACGCATCGCTGACGGCGTTGCGCGTGTCGGTGCGGCGGTAGCTGCCGAGAACGATAGGCGAGGCTGTGCCGGTGATGCGCTGTACCGCTTCGGCAAACTCCAGCACCGGAATGGCCCGGCCGCCGCTGACGTTGAAGACCTGGAAATCGGCCTTGCGGGACTTCATGACGAGCAAGTTGGCGGCCACTACGTCGTGGACATTGACGAAATCGCGGAGCTGCTGGCCGTCCTCATAAACCGTGATGGGCACGCCGGCCAGAGCCTGGCTGATGAAGATACGCAGCGCGCCGGAGTAGAGATTGCGCGGCGACTGGCGCGGCCCCTGAATGATGGAGTAGCGCATTATTTTGGTGGGGATGCCGTAAGTCTTGCCGAGGCGCAGAGCCATCATCTCGGAGGCGTATTTGGAGAGCCCGTAGCTGTTGGTGGGCTGGACGGGTTGTTCCTCGCGGAACGGCGTGAAACGGGCCTCCCCGCCATCGGGTTCGCGAACGGCCCAGCGGCCGGCCTTGAGATCGGCTTCGCGGCGAAGCTCAGGAAAGAACGTCTCGCCGGCTGCGTTCTGATAGGCGCCATCGCCGTAGACAAACTGCGAGCTGGCATAGACTACGGAGCGGACGGGGTGATTGTTTTCGGCAATGACTTCATAAAGCAGGGCGGTGGAGACGGTGTTGGTGGTGTAGAAGCGCGAGAAGTCCGGCCGCTGATCCTGATAGGCGGCCAGGTGGAAAACTGCCTTCACGCCGCGCAATGCCTTCTCCCATGTGGCCTTCTCGCGCACGTCGGCGCGGATAAGTTCATAGCCCTTGCGCTGGATGTAGCGCGGCCATTTACCGGCGTGGACTTCACCCTGGAGATTGTCAACGATGCGGACCGCGTAGCCCTTGGCGGACAGGGCGTCGGCGGTATGGGAGCCCAGGAAGCCAGCTCCTCCGGTAATCAGAACGGTTTTTGTCATAGGTGCGGAATAGGGGGCGTTACGGAATGACGGCGTTGTATCAGGCGCCGGCGCGAGGGCCAGGCAGATACTGTTTGATGACTGGGTAAACGGAACGGAGGAAGTCCAGGGCGGCTCGCTCCGCCTGAACGCCCTCTTCGTCCGATTCCTCCAAGGGCATTACGATGCGCACCATGGCTGTGTCGCTGCGCTGGTAGCGCAGCGAATCGGCCACCAGGAAAACTTTGGCCATGTACTCGCTGGCAACCGAGCGATAGGGTGTCAGATACCAGTAGTAGACCAGGCTCCTGGAGTTGCCTTTGCCGACGATGTAGCGATTGACATTGACGGGTTCGGGCGAGCCGGGCACGTCGATGTTGACGATGGAACTGGATTTCTGCACCCAGCCGTTGGCCGGCAGGCAGTGCTTGGGTGAGTGCGGGGCGACGCCGGTGCGCTGCGTGCGGAAGAACGCGATGTACAGATTGGCGGGCGCGGCATAAGCCGGATTCTGGTAGTTGCGGACCAGCGTCCCATCGGCTTTGAGTTCGTCCTGCACTTCCTTTTCCATGGGGAAATCCTGTACGCCGTGCCAGGCGCCCGCGGTTTGGGATAGGCCGTCGAGGGGGTTGAGCTGCGGCACGTATTCGGTCCTTTGCACCGAATGGTGGGCGATGATGGCGGCCAGCAGCAGCAAGGCTCCGGCGAGGAAATGGGGCCCGCGGAAGATGCCCATCAGGCGCTCTCCGGGCGTGTGGCGGTGTGCCGTCGGCGGCTAATTACATCCAGGGTTCGATGAAGAACCACCAGAGCAGTCAGTGCAACCATGAAGATAACCCAGCCTTCAAGACTATGATAAATCCCCTCCGACCACTCCCGCTTGTACTCGCTGAGGACGCCTGTGATTGTGACGCGAAAGGCGTTGGCGGCGATGGCAATAGGGATGGTGGAAGAAAACAGCGTGACGCGTATCCAGAGGCGCTTGTCGAAGGCATAGCCGTAGATCAGGGACAGGAAGGTG
The nucleotide sequence above comes from Armatimonadota bacterium. Encoded proteins:
- the wecB gene encoding UDP-N-acetylglucosamine 2-epimerase (non-hydrolyzing); translation: MQAAKLICVGGARPNFMKLAPLVRLLRGDDRFQTLLVNTGQHYDDQMSGQFFRDLGMPEPDYQMEVGSGSHAVQTGEIMKRFETIVQNEQPRAVLVVGDVNSTIACALVAAKLHVPVVHVEAGLRSFDRSMPEEINRLVTDVLSDLFLVTEESGAFNLRTEGAAEEKIAMVGNLMIDSLFFHLKRAEESDIARRCGLQENQSFGLVTLHRPANVDDAMQLAGIMEALREISQDLPLLFPVHPRTRSRLSRENVGEGDCIRLLDPLGYIDFLGLMRRAAVVLTDSGGIQEETTALGIPCLTIRDNTERPITVEQGTNILAGTCKKSILAAWEQIGRQPKQGRIPPLWDGRAAERCRDAVWQMLEKHGVR
- a CDS encoding NAD-dependent epimerase/dehydratase family protein, which produces MTKTVLITGGAGFLGSHTADALSAKGYAVRIVDNLQGEVHAGKWPRYIQRKGYELIRADVREKATWEKALRGVKAVFHLAAYQDQRPDFSRFYTTNTVSTALLYEVIAENNHPVRSVVYASSQFVYGDGAYQNAAGETFFPELRREADLKAGRWAVREPDGGEARFTPFREEQPVQPTNSYGLSKYASEMMALRLGKTYGIPTKIMRYSIIQGPRQSPRNLYSGALRIFISQALAGVPITVYEDGQQLRDFVNVHDVVAANLLVMKSRKADFQVFNVSGGRAIPVLEFAEAVQRITGTASPIVLGSYRRTDTRNAVSDASKLQSLGWKPKFGIDDSIRTYVEWYKAEGFDKTAPVEQLKAIKAGIRK
- a CDS encoding EpsI family protein, with protein sequence MGIFRGPHFLAGALLLLAAIIAHHSVQRTEYVPQLNPLDGLSQTAGAWHGVQDFPMEKEVQDELKADGTLVRNYQNPAYAAPANLYIAFFRTQRTGVAPHSPKHCLPANGWVQKSSSIVNIDVPGSPEPVNVNRYIVGKGNSRSLVYYWYLTPYRSVASEYMAKVFLVADSLRYQRSDTAMVRIVMPLEESDEEGVQAERAALDFLRSVYPVIKQYLPGPRAGA
- a CDS encoding GHMP kinase, whose protein sequence is MIVARAPLRISFVGGGTDLPEFYTRHPGRVISTAIDKYVFLAINRTPFIEKVSARYSVVETVDRPEDLQHTRLRAALLDLNIRSKIEIGSFASLPARTGLGSSSSFSVALLAGLYSYLGKSLEPGHLAELASRLEIELVGERIGKQDQYAAAFGGLHVYQFNQDGTVDVQPVALTVPLRRKLEYHMLLFYTGITRSAAAVLDNQRAHMDGHFEVMKQMAADVEVFERMLCCGDVEGMGNLLHENWMRKRQLSGMISSSVIDHIYNAGLGAGAWGGKLLGAGGGGCVLFLAPAERHDEIRQAVKEQAAKLELTDSCEIHISLVTGGASVVYNGDILA
- a CDS encoding HAD-IIIA family hydrolase — its product is MMQAFLLAAGLGTRLRPLTDHMPKVMAPLTPSGLPLLEHLIRQMKDQGVGRFVISVHYKGEQIIRHFGDGARLGVEILYSDESAGLLDTAGALRHAAHLLDEQFLLVYGDQLHNYDFSALVHRHNETGALATVTLKRSDLPQNGDLAEIDPATGRIHRWHGRPHGITEFREGLYLNTGLDVISRRILDEIPAGRPVSLDREVLPRLVSEGAAVYGLPEDLEILDIGTPEKYEFAKDWYARWQDARPKTNKALLLDRDGTLIGALARGEYLTRPDQVELLPGAVELLSRAQALGYRLLVVTNQPQVARGLITAEALDNINDTVAVQLGRRIDAFYTCPHIDADQCSCRKPAAGMLERAAREFALDPAQCWMIGDSDRDVRAGQTLGCRTAFLRNSHNAEEEARVQPTVTLDSLAAMLPLLESAA
- a CDS encoding glycosyltransferase family A protein encodes the protein MSTPKVSILMGAYNRAHFLEAALTALQAQTFTDWELIVPDDGSRDNTPEVARRLAATEPRMAYLRYDDNQGISVNYNRGFARCRGEYIAMIDDDDRWCINEKLSTQIDFLDRNPEYVGCGGGLIIVDLEGKEMYRYLKPETDEAIRKSMLFSNPMANSTTVFRREAGERAGWYDQSIRYSGDRDFWMKLGLLGKLYNFPEYLSFYTMGSQNTSIVHMKPHLRTSLMLTKRYHDKYPGYSRAIVINYLQYWYAFLPPGLHSAIHTTVARAKRKLFG